The following proteins are encoded in a genomic region of Streptomyces sp. NBC_01723:
- a CDS encoding aminoglycoside phosphotransferase family protein, with protein MIDVPDGLAAAQAKYNGEAGRAFIDGLPELAASFLRRWELRLDGPSMHGWAALVLPVVRRDGVPAVLKLQILDEETEGEPLALRAWDGDGAVRLLDHDPATGTMLLERLDSGRMLSHVEDSRAAVLVIARLLAHLTAAPAPPGVRGLGDIARAMLERTPGTLGAIPDPADRRLVADCAAALREVAGEPGDRLLHWDLHFENVLASARAPWLAIDPKPLAGDPGFDLLPALDNRYDPAETRWRFDAMTDVLGLDRQRARAWSLARVLQNSLWNVEDGDPLEAEQLEIGRLLRDL; from the coding sequence GTGATCGACGTTCCGGACGGACTCGCGGCCGCGCAGGCGAAGTACAACGGAGAGGCGGGGCGTGCCTTCATCGACGGACTGCCGGAGCTGGCCGCCTCGTTCCTGCGGCGGTGGGAGCTGCGGCTGGACGGGCCCTCGATGCACGGCTGGGCCGCGCTGGTACTGCCGGTCGTGCGCCGCGACGGCGTCCCGGCCGTGCTGAAGCTCCAGATCCTCGACGAGGAGACCGAGGGCGAGCCCCTCGCGCTGCGGGCCTGGGACGGGGACGGAGCGGTCCGGCTGCTCGACCACGACCCGGCCACCGGCACCATGCTCCTGGAGCGGCTGGACTCGGGCCGCATGCTCAGCCACGTCGAGGACTCCCGCGCGGCCGTGCTCGTCATCGCCCGGCTCCTCGCCCACCTCACCGCGGCCCCCGCTCCGCCCGGCGTGCGCGGTCTCGGTGACATCGCGCGGGCCATGCTGGAGCGGACGCCCGGGACCCTGGGCGCCATCCCGGACCCGGCGGACCGGAGGCTGGTCGCCGACTGTGCCGCCGCCCTGCGCGAGGTCGCCGGCGAGCCCGGCGACCGGCTGCTCCACTGGGACCTGCACTTCGAGAACGTCCTCGCCTCCGCACGCGCCCCCTGGCTGGCCATCGACCCCAAGCCGCTGGCCGGTGACCCCGGGTTCGACCTGCTGCCCGCCCTGGACAACCGCTACGACCCGGCCGAGACCCGGTGGCGCTTCGACGCGATGACCGACGTCCTCGGCCTCGACCGGCAACGGGCTCGCGCCTGGTCCCTCGCCCGCGTCCTCCAGAACTCCCTGTGGAACGTCGAGGACGGCGACCCGCTGGAGGCCGAACAGCTGGAGATCGGGCGGTTGCTGCGGGACCTGTGA
- a CDS encoding AAA family ATPase, whose amino-acid sequence MTGPLRERDDAHALLAAEIERARAGAGRLVLLRGASGTGRTAVLETAVRHAADRGLRVLRARCSPEDTAAPFSTVLHLLGPVPEFTDVAPGGDDRGSAARLWRLLRSYAAEGPLLVAVDDVHLADEPSRRWLTEAARRVDRLPLLLVATERSQYDVEPRPAGLTQALSPSLVRTHTLAPLSDAAAAGLVRAAFPGASARWTADCVRAGAGSPLLLHALLDDLGGTRHPEGLPRVPETSAELYPGSYPAAVSWWLKSAGPATAAVARSLAALEQAWPQGPPPRRAGLRHALDQPAPRTPTGHAEPEHDRPAEYGDGGPYPQPVRYARTETRRAACADPGPSLALDPLITDPAPLTTAPGPHTDAWSGAFGPGSGGVGRAGRGPYGETTVSAQGGAAAGHQAHGPYARPGRDVPEREGGPSYALHEEYEAFPGDTPASCYGPDDPSAHARHRTPGRWRTPTSPEGPAGAAGAGDPVDVLAEAAGADPARVAGWLAAMTRLGLLRDDAGGRPRFAHPLLRDAVLTGWPQPRREAVHRAAAEAMLRRGDRVEAVARHLLRTPAVGLPWALRVLRDAVTVAVHDGRPDDAVAYLRRALDERLTDDLRQRLLTELGSLEYASADTPAAIARLAEAQHLPAEPRNRVRTAVALGTALAGRGEIRTAMEVLRRTEGRLSGHPGLARTVQTATAMLSDQDLATRQEVYRWLSETGRHSPDLLGTAGQALLVRYAATAALISAEEAMVRVRDLLAQPTDPLAEPFLLGTAAAVAQWADELDEADRLVERGLAGQHPALLHPMQHAILNTRADIAAARGDLARLLAADPGRANGPTNRDAHALMALVHTGRIDEALRYADRFDLREVPENWELNRYLYARGVLRAATGDPAGALHDFLECGRRQSAREVVSPVVTPWRTAVAECRLALGGGPEALALATEELRLARVWNTPRTVGRALSVLGTATGGRRGLELAEEAVRTLRDAPADTDMELIPALLAQGRQLIAAGERGRARARLREAAELAERKGALRWLTLAGQALREGGARGSVASHTGAGSLTGSERRIAELAADGRTNTEIAELLHLARRTVETHLTSTYRKLRIRRRTELPAALDRERGRDRPRAQG is encoded by the coding sequence ATGACCGGACCGCTGCGCGAACGCGACGACGCCCACGCGCTGCTCGCGGCCGAGATCGAGCGCGCGCGGGCCGGCGCCGGCCGCCTCGTCCTCCTGCGCGGCGCGAGCGGCACCGGGCGCACCGCCGTCCTGGAGACCGCCGTCCGGCACGCCGCCGACCGCGGACTGCGGGTGCTGCGCGCGCGGTGCTCGCCCGAGGACACCGCGGCGCCCTTCTCCACCGTCCTCCACCTCCTCGGCCCCGTACCGGAGTTCACGGACGTGGCGCCGGGCGGCGACGACCGGGGCAGCGCGGCCCGCCTGTGGCGGCTGCTGCGCTCGTACGCGGCGGAGGGCCCGCTGCTGGTGGCCGTCGACGACGTCCACCTCGCCGACGAGCCCTCGCGGCGCTGGCTTACGGAGGCGGCCCGGCGGGTCGACCGATTACCGCTCCTGCTGGTCGCCACCGAGCGCAGTCAGTACGACGTCGAACCGCGCCCCGCCGGGCTCACCCAGGCGTTGTCGCCCTCGCTCGTGCGCACCCACACCCTCGCCCCGCTCAGCGACGCCGCGGCGGCCGGGCTGGTCCGCGCCGCCTTCCCCGGCGCCTCGGCACGGTGGACGGCGGACTGCGTACGAGCCGGTGCGGGCAGCCCGTTGCTGCTGCACGCCCTGCTGGACGACCTGGGCGGCACCCGGCACCCCGAGGGCCTGCCGCGGGTGCCCGAGACGTCCGCGGAGCTGTACCCGGGGTCCTATCCGGCGGCCGTCTCCTGGTGGCTGAAGAGCGCGGGTCCCGCGACGGCCGCCGTCGCCCGCAGCCTCGCGGCCCTGGAACAGGCATGGCCCCAGGGCCCGCCGCCGCGCCGGGCCGGGCTTCGCCATGCCCTCGACCAGCCGGCCCCGCGGACCCCCACGGGGCACGCGGAGCCGGAGCACGACCGGCCCGCCGAGTACGGGGACGGCGGCCCGTACCCGCAACCCGTGCGGTACGCCCGGACCGAGACCCGGCGAGCGGCCTGCGCGGACCCGGGCCCCTCCCTGGCCCTCGACCCCCTCATCACGGATCCGGCCCCCCTCACCACCGCCCCCGGTCCGCACACCGACGCCTGGTCCGGCGCCTTCGGGCCCGGGTCCGGCGGCGTGGGCCGTGCCGGGCGGGGGCCGTACGGCGAGACGACGGTGTCCGCGCAGGGCGGCGCGGCCGCCGGGCACCAGGCGCACGGGCCGTACGCGCGGCCGGGCCGCGACGTTCCGGAGAGGGAGGGCGGCCCGTCGTACGCACTCCACGAGGAGTACGAAGCGTTCCCGGGGGACACGCCCGCCTCCTGCTACGGCCCTGACGACCCGTCCGCTCACGCCCGGCACCGCACGCCCGGCCGCTGGCGTACGCCCACGTCCCCGGAGGGGCCCGCGGGCGCGGCCGGCGCCGGGGACCCCGTCGACGTGCTCGCCGAGGCCGCCGGGGCCGACCCCGCGCGGGTCGCCGGCTGGCTCGCCGCCATGACACGGCTCGGTCTGCTGCGCGACGACGCGGGCGGCCGCCCCCGCTTCGCCCACCCGCTGCTGCGCGACGCCGTGCTCACCGGCTGGCCGCAGCCCCGCCGGGAGGCCGTGCACCGGGCGGCGGCGGAGGCCATGCTGCGCCGGGGCGACCGGGTGGAGGCGGTCGCCCGGCACCTGCTGCGCACCCCGGCCGTCGGCCTGCCCTGGGCGCTGCGGGTGCTGCGGGACGCCGTGACGGTCGCCGTGCACGACGGCCGCCCGGACGACGCCGTCGCCTACCTGCGCCGGGCCCTGGACGAGCGGTTGACCGACGACCTGCGCCAGCGGCTGCTGACCGAACTGGGCTCCCTGGAGTACGCCTCCGCCGACACCCCCGCCGCCATCGCCCGCCTCGCCGAGGCCCAGCACCTGCCGGCCGAGCCCCGCAACCGGGTGCGTACCGCGGTCGCCCTCGGCACCGCCCTGGCCGGCCGCGGCGAGATCCGTACCGCCATGGAGGTGCTGCGCCGCACGGAGGGCCGGCTCTCCGGCCACCCCGGCCTGGCCCGCACCGTGCAGACCGCCACCGCGATGCTGTCCGACCAGGACCTGGCGACCCGGCAGGAGGTGTACCGCTGGCTGTCCGAGACCGGCCGCCACTCCCCGGACCTGCTGGGCACCGCCGGACAGGCCCTGCTGGTGCGGTACGCGGCGACGGCCGCGCTGATCTCCGCCGAGGAGGCCATGGTCCGGGTGCGGGACCTGCTCGCCCAGCCCACCGACCCGCTCGCCGAGCCCTTCCTGCTGGGCACGGCCGCCGCGGTCGCCCAGTGGGCCGACGAACTCGACGAGGCGGACCGGCTGGTGGAACGCGGCCTGGCCGGACAGCACCCCGCCCTGCTGCACCCGATGCAGCACGCGATCCTCAACACCCGCGCCGACATCGCCGCCGCCCGCGGCGACCTGGCCCGGCTGCTCGCCGCCGACCCCGGACGCGCCAACGGCCCCACCAACCGGGACGCCCACGCGCTGATGGCCCTCGTCCACACCGGCCGCATCGACGAGGCGTTGCGCTACGCCGACCGCTTCGACCTGCGCGAGGTGCCCGAGAACTGGGAGTTGAACCGCTACCTGTACGCGCGGGGCGTGCTGCGCGCCGCCACCGGCGACCCGGCGGGCGCGCTGCACGACTTCCTGGAGTGCGGGCGGCGCCAGTCGGCCCGCGAGGTGGTCAGCCCGGTCGTCACCCCGTGGCGGACGGCGGTCGCGGAGTGCCGGCTGGCCCTGGGCGGCGGACCCGAGGCGCTGGCCCTGGCGACGGAGGAACTGCGGCTCGCCCGGGTGTGGAACACCCCGCGCACCGTGGGCCGCGCGCTGAGCGTGCTGGGCACCGCGACCGGCGGGCGCCGCGGTCTGGAGCTGGCCGAGGAGGCCGTACGGACCCTGCGGGACGCGCCCGCCGACACCGACATGGAGCTGATCCCGGCCCTGCTCGCCCAGGGCCGCCAGCTGATCGCGGCCGGTGAACGCGGACGCGCCCGCGCCCGGCTGCGCGAGGCGGCGGAGCTGGCCGAACGCAAGGGCGCGCTGCGGTGGCTCACCCTGGCCGGGCAGGCCCTGCGCGAGGGCGGCGCCCGGGGCTCCGTCGCGTCCCACACCGGCGCCGGGTCGCTGACCGGCAGTGAGCGCCGGATCGCCGAACTGGCCGCCGACGGCCGCACGAACACCGAGATCGCCGAGCTGCTGCACCTGGCCCGGCGCACCGTCGAGACCCATCTGACCAGCACCTACCGCAAGCTGCGGATACGGCGCAGGACCGAGCTGCCGGCCGCGCTGGACCGGGAACGCGGACGCGACCGGCCCCGGGCGCAGGGCTGA
- a CDS encoding helix-turn-helix transcriptional regulator — translation MLNSPRTTTTSGRASDGAVGVTDRRVPVAVTAPDPISREGAISQLRRHPEIDLREESGPGTVALLIEDALDEAALTRLRRLVRSEGARAVLVVGAIRESELLDVVECGVGAIVWRHEATAHRLVQAVLAASRGDGDLPADLLGRLISQVGTLHRGAAGRPGAPSLGLAPREVDVLRLVAEGLDTGEIAGKLSYSERTVKNVMHGLTTRLHLRNRAHAVAYALREGYI, via the coding sequence TTGCTCAACTCACCCCGGACCACCACCACATCCGGCCGCGCCTCAGACGGCGCCGTCGGCGTCACCGACCGGCGCGTACCGGTGGCGGTGACCGCTCCGGATCCGATCAGCCGCGAGGGCGCGATCAGCCAGCTGCGCCGGCATCCGGAGATCGACCTGCGCGAGGAGTCGGGGCCCGGCACGGTCGCCCTGCTCATCGAGGACGCGCTCGACGAGGCGGCGCTCACCCGGCTGCGCCGCCTGGTGCGCAGCGAGGGCGCGCGTGCGGTGCTCGTGGTCGGCGCCATCCGCGAGAGCGAGCTGCTCGACGTCGTCGAGTGCGGCGTCGGAGCCATCGTCTGGCGGCACGAGGCCACCGCGCACCGCCTGGTGCAGGCGGTGCTGGCCGCCTCGCGCGGCGACGGGGACCTCCCCGCGGACCTGCTCGGCCGGCTCATCAGCCAGGTGGGCACGCTGCACCGGGGCGCGGCGGGACGCCCCGGCGCCCCCTCGCTGGGTCTCGCACCCCGTGAGGTGGACGTCCTGCGTCTGGTGGCCGAGGGTCTCGACACCGGGGAGATAGCGGGCAAGTTGTCCTACTCCGAACGCACCGTCAAGAACGTCATGCACGGACTCACCACGCGACTGCACCTGCGCAACCGCGCGCACGCCGTGGCTTATGCCCTTCGGGAAGGCTACATCTGA
- a CDS encoding DUF4255 domain-containing protein: MIHEVDEVLKTLLKSGAMTGSGIDVAFEAPTRDWAARRNAPVINTYLYDIREDVNRRQRGQMAVRDEDAIIIKRRQPPRWFRLSYLVTAWTKTPQDEHRLLSAVMATLLPRELLPPSQLPGSLGALGLSVPLTVAGIQTEARSLAEIWSALGGELKPSLDLVVTAPFPASPEYDAGPPVTEGATVRVGGIEGDPPMAEGRSHRPHQVAAARAARRGAQDRGTGRP; the protein is encoded by the coding sequence GTGATCCACGAGGTGGACGAGGTCCTCAAAACCCTCCTCAAGAGCGGGGCGATGACGGGCTCGGGCATCGACGTGGCCTTCGAGGCACCGACCCGCGACTGGGCGGCCCGGCGCAACGCCCCCGTGATCAACACGTACCTGTACGACATCCGTGAGGACGTGAACCGGCGTCAGCGCGGCCAGATGGCCGTGCGCGACGAGGACGCCATCATCATCAAGCGCCGCCAACCGCCCCGCTGGTTCCGACTGTCGTACCTGGTGACGGCCTGGACGAAGACCCCGCAGGACGAACACCGGCTGCTGTCCGCCGTGATGGCGACGCTGCTGCCGCGCGAACTGCTGCCCCCGTCCCAACTTCCCGGCTCGCTCGGCGCGCTGGGCCTGTCGGTGCCGCTCACGGTGGCCGGCATCCAGACCGAGGCCCGTTCGCTCGCCGAGATCTGGTCCGCGCTGGGCGGCGAACTCAAGCCCTCCCTGGACCTGGTGGTGACCGCGCCCTTCCCGGCCTCCCCGGAGTACGACGCCGGTCCCCCGGTCACCGAGGGCGCGACGGTCCGGGTGGGCGGCATCGAGGGCGACCCGCCCATGGCCGAGGGGCGTTCGCACCGGCCGCACCAGGTGGCCGCGGCCCGCGCCGCCCGCCGGGGCGCGCAGGACCGGGGCACGGGACGGCCGTGA
- a CDS encoding ATP-binding protein, with protein MNAPGTGSGPAAPGTAASGPYDDPGRVLSARLAGLRGPVTALVDRRAGGDPTADDPLRGLYLSDEAVQHLLDTWPSGDATGPAEPLPAVTPAGPGDRLAWLADRTRLTELDTAVLLIALAPDVDRTFEPLYGYLNNDVSRRRATVSLALELCGVPAHLAAARARFHASAPLRSLGLLEVEEPERPFLTRTLCVPDRLVGHLLGDDSPDAALLGLLSAMPEPLPSAAPAADVFTDRLAARLRQGPLTAYLREPREGDGLAALASVLDAAKTEALRFAGPEEHVPDLLREARLTGRAVVVSDLPEKPGPLVRALTAATDVTVLMCDPRPYDPQWTRADPLVLDAPGRRAGGATAWRAALGPDADGFDLATAVAPYRLGGDRIQRAALTARALAAFDGLPLNADHVRLAARRQSASGLESHARRIRPDVDWGDLVLPDRPLVQLRELALRARHRDRVLGDWRLSAGGGRGRGVLGLFAGESGTGKTLSAEVVAADLGLDLYVVQLSSVVDKYVGETEKNLERIFTEADRTDAVLLFDEADAVFGKRSEVKDAHDKYANMESAYLLQRLESFDGIALLTTNLRANIDEAFTRRLDLVVDFPFPDPEQRLALWRHSLSRVPSADGIDLVPLAREFELAGGSIRSAVVTAAYLAAGRDDVVTADDLLEGARREYRKAGRLVPGEGGW; from the coding sequence GTGAACGCTCCCGGCACCGGCTCAGGGCCCGCCGCTCCCGGCACCGCGGCGTCCGGCCCGTACGACGATCCCGGCCGGGTGCTGTCCGCGCGGCTGGCCGGCCTGCGGGGGCCGGTGACCGCGCTGGTCGACCGGCGGGCCGGCGGCGACCCCACGGCCGACGACCCGCTGCGCGGCCTGTACCTGTCCGACGAGGCGGTCCAGCACCTGCTGGACACCTGGCCCTCCGGCGACGCGACCGGGCCGGCCGAACCGCTCCCCGCCGTCACCCCTGCGGGCCCCGGCGACCGGCTGGCGTGGCTGGCCGACCGGACGCGCCTGACCGAGCTGGACACGGCCGTCCTGCTCATCGCCCTCGCCCCGGACGTCGACCGCACCTTCGAGCCGCTCTACGGCTACCTCAACAACGACGTCAGCCGCCGCCGTGCCACCGTCAGCCTCGCCCTCGAACTGTGCGGGGTTCCCGCGCACCTGGCGGCTGCCCGCGCCCGGTTCCACGCCTCGGCCCCGCTGCGCTCCCTGGGCCTGCTGGAGGTCGAGGAGCCCGAGCGCCCCTTCCTCACCCGCACGCTGTGCGTCCCGGACCGCCTGGTCGGCCACCTGCTCGGCGACGACTCCCCCGACGCCGCGCTGCTCGGGCTGCTGTCCGCGATGCCGGAGCCGCTGCCCTCGGCCGCCCCGGCGGCCGACGTGTTCACGGACCGCCTCGCCGCCCGGCTGCGGCAGGGGCCGCTCACCGCCTACCTCCGCGAACCCCGCGAGGGCGACGGCCTGGCCGCCCTGGCGTCGGTGCTGGACGCGGCGAAGACGGAGGCGCTGCGCTTCGCCGGTCCGGAGGAACACGTCCCCGACCTGCTGCGCGAGGCCCGCCTCACCGGCCGGGCGGTCGTGGTGTCGGACCTTCCCGAGAAGCCGGGCCCCCTGGTGCGGGCGCTCACCGCGGCGACGGACGTCACGGTGCTGATGTGCGACCCGCGCCCCTACGACCCGCAGTGGACCCGCGCCGACCCGCTGGTCCTGGACGCGCCGGGCCGCCGGGCCGGTGGCGCCACCGCCTGGCGGGCCGCGCTCGGCCCGGACGCCGACGGGTTCGACCTGGCCACCGCCGTCGCCCCGTACCGCCTCGGCGGGGACCGCATCCAGCGGGCCGCGCTCACCGCGCGCGCCCTCGCCGCCTTCGACGGCCTCCCGCTGAACGCCGACCACGTCCGGCTCGCCGCCCGCCGCCAGTCCGCCTCCGGCCTGGAGAGCCACGCCCGGCGCATCCGGCCCGACGTGGACTGGGGCGACCTGGTGCTGCCGGACAGACCGCTGGTCCAGCTCCGCGAGCTGGCCCTGCGCGCCCGCCACCGCGACCGGGTGCTCGGCGACTGGCGGCTCAGCGCGGGCGGCGGGCGGGGCAGGGGCGTCCTCGGCCTGTTCGCGGGCGAGTCCGGCACCGGCAAGACGCTGTCGGCGGAGGTGGTCGCGGCCGACCTGGGCCTCGACCTCTACGTGGTCCAGCTGTCGTCGGTCGTGGACAAGTACGTCGGCGAGACGGAGAAGAACCTCGAACGGATCTTCACGGAGGCCGACCGCACCGACGCCGTGCTGCTCTTCGACGAGGCCGACGCCGTGTTCGGCAAGCGCTCCGAGGTCAAGGACGCGCACGACAAGTACGCCAACATGGAGAGCGCCTACCTGCTCCAGCGGCTGGAGTCCTTCGACGGCATCGCCCTGCTCACCACCAACCTGCGCGCCAACATCGACGAGGCCTTCACCCGGCGCCTGGACCTGGTGGTCGACTTCCCCTTCCCCGACCCCGAGCAGCGCCTCGCGCTGTGGCGCCACAGCCTGTCGCGGGTGCCGTCCGCCGACGGCATCGACCTGGTACCGCTGGCCCGGGAGTTCGAGCTGGCCGGCGGTTCGATCCGCAGCGCGGTGGTGACGGCCGCGTACCTCGCCGCCGGACGCGACGACGTGGTGACGGCGGACGACCTCCTGGAGGGCGCCCGCCGCGAGTACCGCAAGGCCGGGCGGCTGGTGCCCGGCGAAGGCGGCTGGTGA
- a CDS encoding RICIN domain-containing protein, whose product MSLWTSLEPASATVDPGSSTRVRLRVRNTGDVVDEYRFEPVGDVSPWVSVEPQTLRLYPGTTGTVELTFAPPRTSDAVAGPNPYAVRITPTEHPDAVTVPEGNLTITAFTEVRAELVPPTVKGRFRGRPRLAVDNVGNTKVTASVAGSDTGDHLSYEVRPGNVQIEPGRAAFVETTLKPRQVIWFGSKEERPYTLSVKRSGVDPTEVEGTYVQRGFLPRWLATFFGIFLALALAFVMIWIAYKPQVSSKATEQTEQAGAALAPSPSATPETLPSTAPSAPAVEPAPQPSMEPAIDKDAGGGGGDGGGEPKPKPKPKPKPKPKPKPLLPAKNVMLYNTTTKMCAELVGREKGKPDDPVQQSMCIPGDEDNQMWNLEVRYAKGGPEGVQLFQIRNTKDKLCMDLPWYGGAAVGTPVTEFHCDGTKADNQLWWIDKQESGDYWIRNYASNHKCLNVEGNGTGGLDAKLNISDCTNIDDQEWRIVHPKKE is encoded by the coding sequence GTGAGCCTGTGGACTTCCCTGGAGCCCGCGTCCGCGACTGTGGACCCCGGCAGCAGTACGCGTGTGCGGCTGCGAGTGCGTAATACCGGTGATGTGGTGGATGAGTACCGGTTCGAGCCGGTGGGGGATGTGTCGCCGTGGGTGTCGGTGGAGCCGCAGACGTTGCGGTTGTATCCGGGGACGACGGGGACGGTGGAGTTGACGTTTGCTCCGCCGCGGACGTCGGATGCGGTGGCGGGGCCGAATCCGTATGCGGTGCGGATTACGCCGACGGAGCATCCGGATGCGGTGACGGTTCCTGAGGGGAATCTGACGATCACGGCTTTTACCGAGGTGCGTGCGGAGTTGGTGCCGCCGACGGTGAAGGGTCGTTTTCGGGGGCGTCCGCGGCTGGCGGTGGACAACGTCGGTAATACGAAGGTGACGGCGTCGGTCGCGGGGAGTGATACCGGGGATCATCTGTCGTACGAGGTTCGTCCGGGGAATGTGCAGATCGAGCCGGGTCGGGCGGCGTTCGTGGAGACGACGCTGAAGCCGCGGCAGGTGATCTGGTTCGGTTCGAAGGAGGAGCGTCCGTACACGTTGTCGGTGAAGCGTTCCGGTGTGGATCCGACGGAGGTGGAGGGGACGTATGTCCAGCGGGGGTTTCTTCCGCGTTGGCTGGCGACGTTCTTCGGGATCTTTTTGGCGTTGGCGCTGGCGTTCGTGATGATCTGGATCGCTTACAAGCCGCAGGTCTCCTCGAAGGCCACCGAGCAGACGGAGCAGGCCGGCGCGGCCCTCGCCCCCAGCCCCTCCGCCACCCCCGAGACCCTCCCCAGCACCGCACCCTCCGCCCCCGCCGTGGAGCCGGCACCGCAGCCCTCCATGGAGCCGGCGATCGACAAGGACGCCGGCGGCGGAGGGGGCGACGGCGGCGGAGAGCCGAAGCCCAAGCCGAAGCCGAAGCCGAAGCCCAAGCCCAAGCCGAAGCCCTTGCTGCCCGCCAAGAACGTGATGCTCTACAACACCACGACCAAGATGTGCGCCGAACTCGTCGGACGCGAGAAGGGCAAGCCCGACGACCCCGTACAGCAGTCGATGTGCATCCCGGGCGACGAGGACAACCAGATGTGGAACCTGGAGGTGCGGTACGCGAAGGGCGGCCCCGAGGGAGTCCAGCTCTTCCAGATCCGCAACACCAAGGACAAGCTCTGCATGGACCTCCCCTGGTACGGCGGTGCCGCGGTGGGGACGCCCGTCACCGAGTTCCACTGCGACGGGACCAAGGCGGACAACCAGCTCTGGTGGATCGACAAGCAGGAGAGCGGCGACTACTGGATCCGCAACTACGCCAGCAACCACAAGTGCCTGAACGTGGAGGGCAACGGGACCGGCGGGCTCGACGCCAAGCTGAACATCTCCGACTGCACCAACATCGACGACCAGGAGTGGCGGATCGTCCATCCCAAGAAGGAATGA
- a CDS encoding RICIN domain-containing protein, which yields MSLWTSLEPASATVDPGSSTRVRLRVRNTGDVVDEYRFEPVGDVSPWTTVEPQTLRLYPGTTGTVELTFAPPRTSDAVAGPNPYAVRITPTEHPDAVTVPEGNLTITAFTEVRAELVPPTVKGRFRGRPRLAVDNVGNTKVTASVAGSDTGDHLSYEVRPGNVQIEPGRAAFVETTLKPRQVIWFGSKEERPYTLSVKRSGVDPTEVEGTYVQRGFLPRWLATFFGIFLALALAFVMIWIAYKPQVSSKATEQTEQAGAALAPSPSATPETLPSTAAESPEAEAEPQVSEEPDNDGGGGGGGGGGDDKPAPPKPKPVVPAMNVMLRNATTKMCADVPGREKGQINGIVQQANCHEEGDNQYWNLEVKYPKGGPGGVPLFQIRNVTDKFCMDLGEYDGRPVGTGIGEFHCDGTLADNQLWWIQKQESGDYWIRNYASNHKCLNVKGQNGGTETPLNISDCTNTDDQEWKIIHPNKD from the coding sequence GTGAGCCTTTGGACTTCCCTCGAGCCCGCGTCCGCCACCGTCGACCCCGGCAGCAGTACGCGTGTGCGGCTCCGGGTGCGTAATACCGGTGATGTGGTGGATGAGTACCGGTTCGAGCCGGTGGGGGATGTGTCGCCGTGGACGACGGTGGAGCCGCAGACGTTGCGGTTGTATCCGGGGACGACGGGGACGGTGGAGTTGACGTTTGCTCCGCCGCGGACGTCGGATGCGGTGGCGGGGCCGAATCCGTATGCGGTGCGGATTACGCCGACGGAGCATCCGGATGCGGTGACGGTTCCTGAGGGGAATCTGACGATCACGGCTTTTACCGAGGTGCGTGCGGAGTTGGTGCCGCCGACGGTGAAGGGTCGTTTTCGGGGGCGTCCGCGGCTGGCGGTGGACAACGTCGGTAATACGAAGGTGACGGCGTCGGTCGCGGGGAGTGATACCGGGGATCATCTGTCGTACGAGGTTCGTCCGGGGAATGTGCAGATCGAGCCGGGTCGGGCGGCGTTCGTGGAGACGACGCTGAAGCCGCGGCAGGTGATCTGGTTCGGTTCGAAGGAGGAGCGTCCGTACACGTTGTCGGTGAAGCGTTCCGGTGTGGATCCGACGGAGGTGGAGGGGACGTATGTCCAGCGGGGGTTTCTTCCGCGTTGGCTGGCGACGTTCTTCGGGATCTTTTTGGCGTTGGCGCTGGCGTTCGTGATGATCTGGATCGCCTACAAGCCGCAGGTCTCCTCGAAGGCCACCGAGCAGACCGAGCAGGCCGGCGCGGCCCTCGCCCCCAGCCCCTCCGCCACCCCCGAGACCCTCCCCAGCACCGCAGCCGAGTCGCCGGAGGCCGAAGCCGAGCCACAGGTCTCCGAGGAGCCCGACAACGACGGCGGCGGCGGTGGCGGTGGTGGCGGCGGGGACGACAAGCCCGCGCCCCCGAAGCCGAAGCCCGTCGTGCCCGCCATGAACGTCATGCTGCGCAACGCCACCACCAAGATGTGCGCCGACGTCCCTGGGCGGGAGAAGGGCCAGATCAACGGGATCGTCCAGCAGGCCAACTGCCACGAAGAGGGCGACAACCAGTACTGGAACCTCGAGGTGAAGTACCCGAAGGGCGGCCCCGGTGGGGTCCCGCTCTTCCAGATCCGCAACGTCACCGACAAGTTCTGCATGGACCTCGGCGAGTACGACGGGCGCCCCGTCGGTACCGGCATCGGTGAGTTCCACTGCGACGGCACGCTGGCCGACAACCAGCTCTGGTGGATCCAGAAGCAGGAGAGCGGCGACTACTGGATCCGCAACTACGCCAGCAACCACAAGTGCCTGAACGTGAAGGGCCAGAACGGCGGCACGGAGACCCCGCTCAACATCTCCGACTGCACCAACACCGACGACCAGGAGTGGAAGATCATCCACCCCAACAAGGACTGA